The Streptomyces nitrosporeus genome includes a window with the following:
- a CDS encoding TetR/AcrR family transcriptional regulator produces MTDKSGTSGETGLPASIEAAWGLRERPVKGPKPGLTLDRIVTAAVGVAASEGLAAVSMGRVAKELGVSTMALYRYVSAKEELYLLMQEAAMGEPEPLPALVSGAGWREALVEWAWAQRRMYHRNLWALRIPITGPPASPHSVAWWEQGLQALSDSGLTEGSKISVILLVSGLVRNDALLMSDIAAAVEREGVPAEEVMARWERTLKRLVDPVRHPALVRLLEADIMTEPDDPDYEFVFGLERLLDGVEELIRKESAGA; encoded by the coding sequence GTGACGGACAAGAGCGGCACATCCGGGGAAACGGGGCTGCCGGCGAGCATCGAAGCCGCCTGGGGGCTCCGGGAGCGCCCGGTCAAGGGGCCCAAGCCGGGGCTCACGCTGGACCGGATCGTCACGGCGGCCGTGGGCGTGGCCGCGTCCGAGGGGCTGGCGGCCGTCTCCATGGGGCGGGTCGCCAAGGAACTCGGCGTGTCGACGATGGCGCTCTACCGCTACGTCTCCGCGAAGGAGGAGCTCTACCTCCTCATGCAGGAGGCGGCCATGGGCGAGCCCGAACCGCTCCCGGCCCTGGTGTCGGGCGCGGGCTGGCGCGAGGCGCTCGTCGAATGGGCGTGGGCCCAGCGGCGCATGTACCACCGCAACCTGTGGGCCCTGCGCATCCCGATCACGGGCCCGCCCGCCAGCCCCCACTCGGTGGCCTGGTGGGAACAGGGCCTCCAGGCGCTGTCGGACAGCGGACTCACCGAGGGGTCCAAGATCTCCGTGATCCTGCTGGTGTCCGGCCTCGTACGGAACGACGCGCTGCTGATGAGCGACATCGCCGCCGCCGTGGAGCGGGAGGGCGTGCCCGCCGAGGAGGTCATGGCCCGCTGGGAACGCACGCTCAAGCGGCTCGTCGACCCGGTACGGCACCCGGCGCTGGTCCGGCTGCTGGAGGCCGACATCATGACCGAACCGGACGACCCCGACTACGAGTTCGTGTTCGGCCTGGAGCGGTTGCTGGACGGCGTGGAGGAGCTCATCCGCAAGGAGTCGGCGGGGGCGTGA
- a CDS encoding ATP-binding cassette domain-containing protein has translation MTETMIEAHGLTKSYGKPSARVRVLDGLGLRVPRAEVFALLGPNGAGKTTTVRILATLSTADSGTARVAGYDVVADRREVRRSISLTGQYAAVDETQTGEENLRMTARLAGLSRAEAGRRADELLARFGLTEAARRQVRTYSGGMRRRLDLAAGLTGSPEPAVFFLDEPTTGLDPRSRRELWQVVTDLAGRGATVLLTTQYLEEADRLADRIAVLDHGRIVAEGTPEALKSKVPGHRLDLVLTGRDAYTRLAGRAVTHSPATLTLGLPTDGTAAHVRALLDEVDPDRRDVARFSLHGASLDDVFLALTGHHAPRTGPAAGTTKESSHV, from the coding sequence ATGACGGAGACGATGATCGAGGCCCACGGCCTCACCAAGTCCTACGGAAAGCCGTCCGCCCGCGTCCGGGTCCTGGACGGCCTCGGCCTGCGGGTGCCCCGGGCCGAGGTGTTCGCCCTGCTCGGGCCCAACGGCGCGGGCAAGACCACCACGGTCCGCATCCTGGCCACCCTGTCCACCGCCGACTCCGGCACCGCGCGCGTCGCCGGGTACGACGTCGTCGCCGACCGGCGCGAGGTGCGCCGTTCGATCAGCCTGACCGGTCAGTACGCCGCCGTGGACGAGACCCAGACCGGCGAGGAGAACCTGCGGATGACGGCCCGGCTGGCCGGTCTGTCACGCGCGGAGGCGGGGCGCCGCGCCGATGAACTGCTCGCCCGCTTCGGCCTCACCGAAGCGGCCCGCCGCCAGGTACGCACGTACTCCGGCGGGATGCGCCGGCGCCTGGACCTCGCGGCCGGGCTGACCGGTTCTCCCGAGCCGGCCGTCTTCTTCCTGGACGAGCCCACCACGGGGCTGGACCCGCGCAGCCGCAGGGAGCTGTGGCAGGTCGTCACCGATCTGGCCGGCCGGGGCGCCACCGTACTGCTCACCACCCAGTACCTGGAGGAGGCCGACCGGCTGGCCGACCGGATCGCCGTCCTGGACCACGGGCGGATCGTCGCCGAGGGCACCCCCGAGGCGCTGAAGTCCAAGGTCCCCGGCCACCGTCTCGACCTGGTCCTCACCGGCCGGGACGCCTACACCCGCCTCGCCGGCCGCGCCGTGACCCACTCCCCCGCCACCCTCACCCTGGGCCTGCCCACCGACGGCACGGCCGCCCATGTACGCGCCCTGCTCGACGAGGTGGACCCGGACCGCAGGGACGTGGCCCGCTTCTCCCTGCACGGCGCGAGCCTCGACGACGTGTTCCTGGCCCTCACCGGCCACCACGCCCCGCGGACCGGCCCGGCGGCCGGCACCACGAAGGAGTCCAGCCATGTCTGA
- a CDS encoding ABC transporter permease, translated as MSETAPAAPGLLTHAAVMTGRSLRISRRNLDAVLTAMTLPVMMMLVFVYFFGGAIETGTAYDSYVMYVVPGVLLLCVGFGSANTAMAVSEDMKGGVIDRFRTLDVGGTPVLAGHVLASTVRNLVSTTLVFGVALAIGFRPAATPGGWFALAGVLLAYVVALSWFAAALGLLARSPEAAGGFTFFMSFLPYPSSAFVPVDSMPGWLHGFADHQPVTPAIESLRGLLLDRPVGGAPWIALAWAAGILAVAIGLSGVLFRLRTR; from the coding sequence ATGTCTGAGACCGCTCCGGCCGCCCCCGGCCTCCTCACCCACGCCGCCGTCATGACGGGCCGCAGCCTGCGCATCAGCCGCCGCAACCTCGACGCCGTGCTCACGGCGATGACGCTGCCGGTCATGATGATGCTGGTCTTCGTCTACTTCTTCGGCGGAGCCATCGAGACCGGGACCGCGTACGACTCGTACGTCATGTACGTCGTCCCCGGGGTGCTGCTCCTCTGCGTGGGCTTCGGTTCGGCGAACACCGCGATGGCGGTGAGCGAGGACATGAAGGGCGGCGTCATCGACCGCTTCCGCACCCTGGACGTCGGCGGGACACCGGTCCTGGCCGGCCACGTCCTGGCGAGCACCGTACGCAACCTGGTCTCCACCACCCTCGTCTTCGGCGTCGCCCTCGCCATCGGCTTCCGCCCCGCCGCCACCCCCGGCGGCTGGTTCGCCCTCGCCGGGGTGCTCCTCGCCTACGTCGTCGCCCTCTCCTGGTTCGCCGCCGCCCTCGGCCTGCTCGCCCGCTCCCCGGAAGCGGCCGGCGGCTTCACCTTCTTCATGTCGTTCCTGCCCTACCCCAGCAGCGCGTTCGTCCCCGTCGACTCGATGCCCGGCTGGCTGCACGGCTTCGCCGACCACCAGCCCGTCACCCCGGCCATCGAGTCCCTGCGCGGCCTGCTGCTGGACCGGCCGGTGGGCGGCGCCCCCTGGATCGCGCTCGCCTGGGCCGCCGGAATCCTCGCGGTGGCGATCGGACTGTCGGGGGTGCTGTTCCGGCTGCGGACCCGGTGA
- a CDS encoding GNAT family N-acetyltransferase, translating to MSLDPRAVSAADLPDWMRGVETGFLRPYRATEEDVEVNLARTDLPRVQGVFDAGRCVATFRSFAQELTVVGGARVPADAITAVTVSPTHRRRGLLGRMMAADLAAARERGEVVASLIAAEYPIYGRYGFGPSAWATEWEIDVPRTGLDPHRPVPDGADGGSIDLVDGGTVRKLGPVLHERLAARRHGFVSRDEHWWQRGTGIGVPSYEAWTEPFYAMYRSADGEVDGLLVYRADDRWGDAKQPLNKATVRELIAATPAAERALWRFVCSIDWVTTVRTGYRAPDDLLPFFLPDPRAARVVTYADWLWLRLLDVPRALEARSYAAEASLVLDVRDEAGLAGGRFRLDVSPSGASCVPTTRSADLALGATELATLYLGDESALRLAALGGVEELRPGAVRSADAVFRAERRAWCPDMF from the coding sequence ATGAGCCTTGATCCGCGTGCCGTCTCCGCCGCCGACCTCCCCGACTGGATGCGAGGCGTGGAGACCGGTTTCCTACGTCCGTACAGGGCGACGGAGGAGGACGTCGAGGTGAACCTCGCCCGGACCGATCTGCCGCGCGTGCAGGGGGTGTTCGACGCCGGGCGGTGTGTGGCGACCTTCCGTTCCTTCGCCCAGGAACTGACGGTGGTCGGCGGTGCCCGGGTGCCGGCCGACGCGATCACGGCCGTGACGGTGTCACCCACGCACCGCCGCCGCGGTCTGCTGGGCCGGATGATGGCGGCGGACCTGGCGGCCGCCCGGGAGCGGGGCGAGGTGGTGGCCTCGCTGATCGCGGCGGAGTACCCGATCTACGGGCGGTACGGGTTCGGCCCCTCGGCCTGGGCGACCGAGTGGGAGATCGACGTCCCCCGGACCGGCCTGGACCCGCACCGCCCGGTCCCGGACGGGGCGGACGGCGGCAGCATCGACCTGGTGGACGGCGGCACCGTACGCAAGCTGGGACCGGTCCTGCACGAGCGCCTGGCCGCCCGCAGGCACGGGTTCGTCAGCCGTGACGAGCACTGGTGGCAGCGCGGTACGGGGATCGGCGTGCCGTCGTACGAGGCGTGGACGGAGCCGTTCTACGCGATGTACCGGTCGGCGGACGGCGAGGTGGACGGGTTGCTCGTCTACCGGGCGGACGACCGGTGGGGCGACGCGAAGCAGCCGCTGAACAAGGCGACGGTACGTGAACTGATCGCGGCCACCCCGGCGGCGGAGCGCGCCCTGTGGCGGTTCGTCTGCTCGATCGACTGGGTCACCACCGTCCGTACCGGATACCGCGCGCCGGACGACCTGCTGCCCTTCTTCCTCCCCGACCCCCGGGCAGCGCGGGTCGTGACCTACGCGGACTGGCTGTGGCTGCGCCTCCTGGACGTCCCGCGCGCGCTGGAGGCGCGCTCCTACGCGGCCGAGGCGTCCCTGGTGCTGGACGTCCGGGACGAGGCGGGCCTGGCCGGCGGCCGGTTCCGGCTGGACGTCTCCCCGTCCGGTGCCTCCTGTGTTCCCACGACGCGGAGCGCGGATCTCGCCCTGGGCGCCACCGAACTGGCCACGCTCTACCTCGGCGACGAGTCGGCGCTGCGGCTCGCGGCACTGGGCGGCGTCGAGGAGCTCCGCCCCGGTGCCGTCCGGTCGGCGGACGCGGTCTTCCGGGCCGAGCGGCGGGCCTGGTGCCCGGACATGTTCTGA
- a CDS encoding asparaginase: MTSPTSPSRSSFVSSAPPVLAEVVRSGFTEGHHRGSLVVLAADGSVELALGDPAAPVFPRSCNKPMQAAAILRAGLDLSGERLALAAASHSGEAFHLDLVRTMLSEHGLTPEDLRTPPDLPLDPVEAEAYLAAGRVREPLTMNCSGKHAAMLAVCVRNGWDTAGYLDPAHPLQRLTCQVVAEAAGEPVAAVGTDGCGAPLMAIGLVGLARAFRTFVTAAPGSAERRVADAMRAHPEYVAGTRRPDTWLMREVPGVLSKMGAEAVQAVALPDGRALAFKIDDGSTRALGPVLARALGLLGVDAPVVARIGRAPLTGGAAEVGEIRAAF; encoded by the coding sequence ATGACATCCCCGACATCCCCGTCGCGCTCCTCCTTCGTCTCTTCCGCGCCGCCGGTTCTGGCCGAGGTCGTACGGTCCGGTTTCACGGAGGGCCACCACCGGGGGTCGCTGGTCGTCCTGGCGGCGGACGGGAGTGTCGAACTGGCCCTCGGCGACCCCGCGGCCCCCGTCTTCCCGCGCTCGTGCAACAAGCCGATGCAGGCCGCCGCGATCCTGCGGGCCGGCCTCGACCTGTCGGGGGAGCGGCTGGCGCTGGCCGCGGCGAGCCACTCCGGCGAGGCCTTCCACCTCGACCTGGTCCGCACGATGCTCTCCGAGCACGGCCTGACCCCGGAGGACCTGCGGACCCCGCCCGATCTGCCGCTGGACCCGGTGGAGGCGGAGGCGTACCTCGCCGCCGGGCGGGTGCGCGAGCCGCTCACCATGAACTGCTCGGGCAAGCACGCGGCGATGCTCGCCGTCTGCGTGCGCAACGGCTGGGACACGGCCGGCTACCTCGACCCGGCCCACCCCTTGCAGCGGCTGACCTGCCAGGTCGTCGCGGAGGCGGCGGGCGAGCCGGTCGCGGCGGTCGGCACGGACGGCTGCGGTGCGCCGCTGATGGCGATCGGCCTGGTGGGCCTGGCCCGCGCCTTCCGCACCTTCGTCACCGCCGCGCCGGGCTCGGCCGAGCGCCGGGTCGCGGACGCGATGCGGGCCCACCCGGAGTACGTGGCGGGCACCCGGCGGCCGGACACCTGGCTGATGCGTGAGGTGCCGGGCGTGCTGTCCAAGATGGGCGCCGAGGCGGTCCAGGCGGTGGCGCTGCCGGACGGGCGGGCGCTGGCTTTCAAGATCGACGACGGTTCGACGCGTGCGCTCGGCCCGGTGCTGGCCCGCGCGCTCGGACTGCTGGGCGTCGACGCCCCGGTGGTCGCCCGGATCGGCCGGGCACCGCTGACGGGCGGCGCCGCGGAGGTCGGGGAGATCCGCGCGGCGTTCTGA
- a CDS encoding ABC transporter substrate-binding protein produces the protein MPLPVQQPGPLHVPGQTAGSGGAAGAPETPGAPETPGAHGAPETPGALGAPGAPVPSAEGTGAALPQAGFGGLGLPELRTVCRDARRDEADLSYVRRLVQGRIDILRAELARRTGPQTPVVDRLSEILADAPSVHRSSVRHVTLTTPRSDEYRQLAADTLAEVGLSDLRARTDEELASAMGRLVGYERQVSRRRHRLQRTVDDCSAEIARRYRDGEAQVDDLLA, from the coding sequence GTGCCGCTGCCGGTGCAGCAGCCCGGCCCGCTGCACGTGCCGGGGCAGACGGCGGGCAGCGGAGGAGCGGCGGGAGCCCCCGAAACCCCCGGAGCCCCCGAAACCCCCGGAGCCCACGGAGCGCCCGAAACTCCCGGAGCCCTCGGGGCACCCGGGGCTCCCGTCCCCTCCGCGGAGGGGACGGGAGCGGCGCTGCCGCAGGCGGGGTTCGGCGGTCTGGGGCTGCCGGAGCTGCGTACCGTGTGCCGCGACGCCCGGCGGGACGAGGCGGACCTCAGTTACGTACGCCGGCTGGTGCAGGGCCGGATCGACATCCTGCGGGCGGAGCTCGCCCGCCGCACCGGTCCGCAGACGCCGGTGGTGGACCGGTTGTCGGAGATCCTCGCCGACGCCCCGTCCGTGCACCGCTCCTCGGTGCGGCACGTCACCCTCACCACGCCGCGCAGCGACGAGTACCGGCAGCTGGCGGCGGACACCCTGGCCGAGGTGGGACTCTCCGATCTGCGGGCCCGGACGGACGAGGAGCTGGCGTCGGCGATGGGGCGGCTGGTCGGCTACGAGCGGCAGGTCTCGCGGCGCCGCCACCGGCTCCAGCGGACGGTCGACGATTGCAGTGCGGAGATCGCCCGCAGGTACCGTGACGGTGAAGCACAAGTAGACGACCTGCTGGCCTGA
- the dtd gene encoding D-aminoacyl-tRNA deacylase, translated as MRAVIQRVDGASVTVAGAGDDPATAGTVGEIIGEGLCVLVGVTHGDTAEKAAQLARKLWTLRILDGEKSCSDVNAPLLVISQFTLYGDARKGRRPTWNAAAPGDVAEPLVDEVVARLRALGARVETGRFGADMRVSLTNHGPFTVLVEV; from the coding sequence ATGCGTGCAGTGATACAGCGGGTGGACGGTGCGAGCGTCACCGTCGCGGGCGCCGGGGACGACCCGGCCACGGCCGGGACGGTCGGCGAGATCATCGGTGAGGGGCTGTGTGTGCTGGTGGGAGTCACCCACGGGGACACCGCCGAGAAGGCGGCACAGCTCGCCCGGAAGCTCTGGACCCTGCGGATCCTGGACGGTGAGAAGTCCTGCTCGGACGTGAACGCGCCGCTCCTGGTCATCTCGCAGTTCACGCTCTACGGGGACGCCAGGAAGGGCCGCAGGCCCACCTGGAACGCCGCCGCGCCCGGCGACGTCGCCGAGCCGCTCGTCGACGAGGTCGTGGCGCGGCTGCGCGCGCTGGGGGCACGGGTGGAGACGGGCCGGTTCGGGGCGGACATGCGGGTCTCGCTCACCAACCACGGCCCGTTCACCGTGCTCGTCGAGGTGTGA
- a CDS encoding YgfZ/GcvT domain-containing protein, which produces MKSPLLSLPGAVPAEGRDEGVAAHYGDLFREQRALADGSGLVDLSHRGVVTVTGDDRLTWLHLLLTQHVSDLEPGRATEALILSANGHIEHALYLVDDGATVWMHVEPGTRDELIAYLESMKFFYRVEVADRTADFAVVHLPAGSIAPVPDGVTVRETAHGRDLFLPRAGLEAYAAANGPAAGILAYEALRVEAHRPRLGFETDHRTIPHELGWIGTAVHLQKGCYRGQETVARVHNLGKPPRRLVFLHLDGSEVHLPGPGTPLRLAADGEEGRRLGFVTTSARHHELGPIALALVKRNVPVDAELIAGDTAAAQETVVEP; this is translated from the coding sequence ATGAAGAGTCCCCTGCTGTCCCTGCCCGGCGCCGTTCCCGCCGAGGGGCGCGACGAAGGCGTCGCCGCGCACTACGGCGACCTGTTCCGTGAGCAACGCGCGCTCGCCGACGGCAGCGGCCTGGTCGACCTCTCGCACCGCGGTGTCGTCACGGTCACCGGCGACGACCGGCTGACCTGGCTGCACCTGCTGCTCACCCAGCACGTCAGCGACCTCGAACCCGGCCGGGCGACCGAGGCGCTGATCCTGTCCGCCAACGGCCACATCGAGCACGCCCTCTACCTGGTCGACGACGGCGCCACGGTGTGGATGCACGTCGAGCCGGGGACCCGGGACGAACTGATCGCCTATCTGGAGTCGATGAAGTTCTTCTACCGGGTGGAGGTCGCCGACCGCACCGCCGACTTCGCCGTGGTGCACCTGCCGGCCGGTTCCATCGCCCCGGTGCCCGACGGCGTGACCGTACGCGAGACGGCACACGGCCGTGACCTGTTCCTCCCCCGTGCCGGCCTGGAGGCGTACGCCGCCGCGAACGGCCCGGCCGCCGGGATCCTGGCGTACGAGGCGCTGCGCGTGGAGGCGCACCGGCCGCGTCTCGGTTTCGAGACCGACCATCGCACCATCCCGCACGAACTGGGCTGGATCGGTACGGCCGTTCACCTCCAGAAGGGCTGTTACCGGGGGCAGGAGACCGTCGCGCGCGTCCACAACCTGGGGAAGCCGCCCCGCCGCCTGGTCTTCCTGCACCTGGACGGCAGCGAGGTGCACCTGCCGGGCCCCGGCACCCCGCTGCGGCTGGCGGCCGACGGGGAGGAGGGCCGCCGGCTCGGCTTCGTCACCACCTCGGCCCGCCACCACGAGCTGGGCCCCATTGCCCTGGCCCTGGTCAAGCGGAACGTCCCGGTCGACGCGGAGCTGATCGCGGGTGACACGGCGGCCGCCCAGGAGACGGTCGTCGAACCGTAG
- a CDS encoding Fur family transcriptional regulator, whose amino-acid sequence MVSTDWKTDLRQRGYRLTPQRQLVLEAVDTLEHATPDDILGEVRKTASGVNISTVYRTLELLEELGLVSHAHLGHGAPTYHLADRHHHIHLVCRDCGDVMEADVGVVSDFTEKLRETFGFDTDMKHFAIFGRCAGCTAKAGAEAKAETEAPAEGPGPAAGARSGPSGTL is encoded by the coding sequence GTGGTGAGCACCGACTGGAAGACCGACCTCCGGCAGCGCGGCTATCGGCTGACGCCGCAGCGCCAGCTCGTCCTGGAGGCGGTCGACACACTGGAACACGCGACACCCGACGACATCCTCGGCGAGGTGCGCAAGACCGCGTCCGGGGTGAACATCTCCACCGTCTACCGGACCCTGGAGCTCCTGGAGGAGCTCGGGCTGGTCAGTCACGCCCACCTCGGGCACGGCGCCCCGACGTACCACCTGGCGGACCGCCACCACCACATCCACCTGGTCTGCCGGGACTGCGGGGACGTCATGGAGGCCGACGTCGGCGTGGTCAGCGACTTCACCGAGAAGCTGCGCGAGACCTTCGGCTTCGACACGGACATGAAGCACTTCGCGATCTTCGGCCGGTGCGCCGGCTGCACGGCGAAGGCGGGGGCGGAGGCGAAGGCTGAGACAGAGGCCCCGGCTGAAGGGCCGGGACCGGCGGCCGGTGCTCGGTCCGGACCGTCCGGCACCCTGTGA
- a CDS encoding FABP family protein: protein MIEIPSDLHPDLVPLAFLLGNWAGAGVSDFPGAEKCNFGQEVTFSHDGRDFLEYVSHSWVLDAEGNQVKPLESESGYWRIDKDRKVEIVMVRDQGIVEVWYGELAKQKPQIDVVTDAVARTAASGPYSGGKRLYGYVNSDLMWVGEKATPDVELRPYMSAHLKKVVTPEEVAAMAKSLGDMPDDGIAFFK, encoded by the coding sequence ATGATCGAGATTCCGTCCGACCTCCACCCGGACCTCGTGCCGCTGGCCTTCCTCCTCGGCAACTGGGCGGGTGCGGGTGTCTCCGACTTCCCCGGCGCCGAGAAGTGCAACTTCGGCCAGGAGGTCACCTTCAGCCACGACGGCCGTGACTTCCTCGAGTACGTCTCGCACTCCTGGGTGCTGGACGCCGAGGGCAACCAGGTCAAGCCCCTGGAGAGCGAGTCCGGTTACTGGCGCATCGACAAGGACCGCAAGGTCGAGATCGTCATGGTCCGCGACCAGGGCATCGTCGAGGTCTGGTACGGCGAGCTGGCCAAGCAGAAGCCGCAGATCGACGTCGTCACCGACGCGGTCGCCCGTACCGCGGCGTCCGGGCCCTACAGCGGCGGCAAGCGGCTCTACGGCTATGTGAACAGCGACCTGATGTGGGTCGGCGAGAAGGCGACCCCCGACGTGGAGCTGCGCCCGTACATGTCGGCGCACCTGAAGAAGGTCGTCACCCCGGAGGAGGTCGCCGCGATGGCGAAGAGCCTCGGTGACATGCCTGACGACGGCATCGCGTTCTTCAAGTAG
- a CDS encoding DsrE family protein → MSKKLVIKVTAGADSAERCSQAFTVAAVAVASGVEVSLWLTGESAWFALPGRAAAFELPHSAPLVDLLDAVRAGGRITLCTQCAARRDITEKDVLEGVRIAGAQVFVQEAMADGTQALVY, encoded by the coding sequence ATGTCCAAGAAGCTCGTGATCAAGGTGACTGCCGGGGCCGATTCCGCCGAGCGGTGCTCACAGGCCTTCACCGTGGCGGCCGTGGCCGTGGCCAGCGGGGTCGAGGTCTCGCTCTGGCTGACCGGGGAGTCCGCCTGGTTCGCCCTGCCCGGCCGGGCCGCCGCGTTCGAACTGCCGCACTCCGCACCGCTGGTGGACCTGCTCGACGCGGTCCGGGCGGGCGGGCGCATCACTCTCTGCACCCAGTGCGCGGCCCGGCGCGACATCACGGAGAAGGACGTCCTGGAGGGCGTACGCATCGCCGGGGCCCAGGTGTTCGTCCAGGAGGCCATGGCCGACGGCACCCAGGCCCTGGTCTACTGA
- a CDS encoding DUF3099 domain-containing protein — MYARRRRVYFLMMGGCLVLFVSAWAFVRLWSVPAAVAMCVVAMVIPPAAAVVANRRGPDDRWWDDPAPRRPARPDRPPPGGEDRGARGDRTRGDGVRRDGARGDDVRADGAAGTGDPESDAWWGELDGRRRRDTP, encoded by the coding sequence ATGTACGCCCGACGCAGGCGCGTCTACTTCCTGATGATGGGCGGATGCCTCGTACTGTTCGTGTCCGCCTGGGCGTTCGTGCGGCTCTGGTCCGTCCCGGCGGCCGTGGCGATGTGCGTGGTGGCGATGGTCATCCCGCCGGCCGCGGCGGTGGTCGCCAACCGGCGCGGCCCGGACGACCGGTGGTGGGACGACCCGGCGCCGAGGAGACCCGCACGCCCCGACCGCCCGCCGCCCGGCGGCGAAGACCGCGGCGCCCGCGGTGACCGTACCCGCGGTGACGGTGTCCGCCGGGACGGTGCCCGCGGTGATGACGTCCGCGCCGACGGAGCGGCGGGCACCGGCGACCCGGAGTCGGACGCCTGGTGGGGCGAGCTCGACGGGAGGAGACGCCGGGACACCCCCTGA
- a CDS encoding DUF1416 domain-containing protein: MCGAQAGGPDASTIKPGETTIQGSVTRDGEPVTGYVRLLDSTGEFTAEVPTSATGQFRFYAAEGTWTVRALVPGGTADRTVVAQTGGLAEVAIAV, encoded by the coding sequence ATGTGTGGAGCACAGGCCGGTGGCCCCGACGCTTCGACGATCAAGCCCGGCGAGACGACCATCCAGGGCAGCGTGACCCGCGACGGCGAGCCCGTCACCGGCTACGTGCGCCTGCTGGACTCGACCGGTGAGTTCACCGCCGAGGTCCCGACCTCGGCGACCGGGCAGTTCCGCTTCTACGCGGCCGAGGGCACCTGGACGGTCCGCGCCCTGGTCCCGGGCGGCACCGCCGACCGCACCGTCGTGGCGCAGACGGGCGGCCTCGCCGAGGTCGCGATCGCCGTCTGA
- a CDS encoding sulfurtransferase — MSRADVLVDADWVEAHIDDPQVAIVEVDEDTSAYEKNHIKNAIRIDWTKDLQDPVRRDFVDQAGFEKLLSEKGIGNDTLVVLYGGNNNWFASYAYWYFKLYGHENVKLLDGGRKKWELDSRDLTDAVPTRPATQYKAKPQDESIRAYRDDVVAAIGSQNLVDVRSPDEFSGKLLAPAHLPQEQSQRPGHVPSARNIPWSKNANDDGTFKSDDELKALYENEQVDLSKDTIAYCRIGERSALTWFVLHELLGQENVKNYDGSWTEYGSLVGVPIELGANK, encoded by the coding sequence ATGAGCCGCGCAGACGTCCTGGTCGACGCCGACTGGGTCGAGGCCCACATCGACGACCCGCAGGTCGCGATCGTCGAGGTCGACGAGGACACCTCGGCCTACGAGAAGAACCACATCAAGAACGCGATCCGGATCGACTGGACGAAGGACCTCCAGGACCCGGTCCGCCGTGACTTCGTCGACCAGGCCGGCTTCGAGAAGCTCCTGTCCGAGAAGGGCATCGGCAACGACACGCTGGTCGTGCTCTACGGCGGCAACAACAACTGGTTCGCCTCGTACGCCTACTGGTACTTCAAGCTGTACGGCCACGAGAACGTCAAGCTCCTCGACGGCGGCCGCAAGAAGTGGGAGCTCGACTCCCGCGACCTGACCGACGCCGTCCCGACGCGCCCGGCCACCCAGTACAAGGCCAAGCCGCAGGACGAGTCGATCCGCGCCTACCGCGACGACGTCGTGGCCGCCATCGGCAGCCAGAACCTGGTCGACGTGCGGTCGCCCGACGAGTTCAGCGGCAAGCTGCTCGCCCCGGCGCACCTCCCGCAGGAGCAGTCGCAGCGCCCGGGCCACGTGCCGAGCGCCCGCAACATCCCGTGGTCGAAGAACGCCAACGACGACGGCACGTTCAAGTCGGACGACGAGCTCAAGGCCCTGTACGAGAACGAGCAGGTCGACCTCTCCAAGGACACCATCGCCTACTGCCGTATCGGTGAGCGCTCGGCGCTCACGTGGTTCGTCCTGCACGAGCTGCTCGGCCAGGAGAACGTCAAGAACTACGACGGTTCGTGGACCGAGTACGGCTCCCTCGTCGGTGTGCCGATCGAGCTCGGCGCCAACAAGTAA
- a CDS encoding putative leader peptide has protein sequence MKRQADLTKRRAVDLCRVAAMLCRTF, from the coding sequence ATGAAGCGACAGGCGGATCTCACGAAGCGGCGGGCAGTAGACCTGTGCCGCGTCGCCGCCATGCTCTGTCGCACCTTCTGA